AAGCATGGTGGTGTTCATATTACTCCTCCCGATCCAATAGTATCTATGACAATAAGTAGTTTTTTAGAACAACATAAATAGACCCTTATAGGGTCTGTTTTTTAATTGTTATTTTTAAACTTATTTATAGTTTCCTCAAGTTTCTGTATAAATTCTTCTTTGGTAGTATCGTAGAAAAATTGTAATTCTTCTTCAGTTTGACTTCTCATTTTAACCCCTTCATACTCTCTTCCTTTTAAGATCCAGTCAGTAGATACCTCAAAATAATCTGAAAGAGCAATGATTAAGTCAATGTTAGGTTTATTTCTATCATTTTCAAGATTGCCAATAGTTCCTTTTGTTACTTTTTTGTATCCTGATAAGTTATTATTTTCGTCGAATACAGGAATTTTTAAATCCTCAATCATCGTTTCTACAGTAAGTCCTTTTCTAATTCTTAGAAATCTCGCTCTACTTCCAATTGTTTCTAACATGCTTTATCTCTCCAATGGCAAGACTTTTAAGTATGTACAATATCATTATAACGATATTCTGATATTTGTATACTTTTTTAGTACAAAGTTTTGTACTTAATCTTCTTGACAATATTAAATGTTGGGAGTATTCTTGCGTTAGGTACAAAACTTTGTACTTCGCTATAATGCTTAAATAAAATCATTGTACCAAGGAGAAAGTAACCAGCACTTTAGAAAAATTTGAATCCAAGCAAGCGAGGCGATAAAAGAGAAACTATTAACAGAAACATTTGAATTTAAAAATATATCTTCATCAAAACATCATCTAGTCCCAAATATTTGAAACCACGTAGGTGTATCGTCGTATATCCATATATAACCTTTGACGCATGGGTACCACATGCAAACAAATTATTCTTCGCAGATGCGAAAAGGAGAAAGAGCAATGACCATTATTTTAAGAAAAGAGACAAAAACTTTTCAAAAGCAAAACATCTCATATACATACAGCACAGGAAAAACACTTCATAATAATGAAATTACTTTTGAAGAAGTTTTAGAAAAATTCGGGATTGGGCCTAATCGCACTATTCTAATCAGTAAGATGAGATTTTTTCTTAAAACAGTTGACCAGTTATATGAATTTGTTGAGAGATTGCCTTTGGAAACAGCCGACCTACCTGAACAGTCTTTGCTTTCTAAAATCAGAAGAGAAAGGATAGACACTTGCAGTTATATTAATGTGAACAGTTTTCTTTATGATTTTTATCGCAACAAGAGACTAGCTTTAGAAAAATTGTTTCAAGAACCGATGAATCAATTCAAATTGAGCCAACTTGAGACAAAAGGTCCTTATGAAATTTATAGTGCTCGTCAGGAAAAAGGGAAATACTGTACAGCGGTAGAAGTATCACTATCTCTTATGTAAGTAAAAAAGCCTCTACGGGAACATTCTTGTAGAGGCTGAGTATTTTTTAAACTTTGTAAAATTATCATTTTATCGTGACAACCTAGTGTAAAAGACACACTACACTGGAATAGACACAATAATATTAACAATACTCCTATCAAATAAGGAGCAACAATAATGTATAGATGTGGACGACTCATAAAGGGGAAACTCTTCTTACAGACTTGGGATGGTCAATTAATCAGTCTGAAAGTGCTGGCTCAAGCCAACAGGTAGGCGTATGAAAAGGAAGCTGAAACAAGAGAGAATATATATATAGGAGTCAAGGAGGGTTAAACTTAGCTCTCCTTTGATATGTAAGCGGCTAGAAGTAGGCGTTTTTTTATTAGCCTTATTATAGCTTCATTGCTGTTAAAAAAAATATAATGTATGATTAAACATAAATAGATATTTTTACAATACTTTAGAAGGAGATGAATAAATGAATAGAAGAGCGGCTGGAGTCTCATTTTGTTTTATAGCAACTATACTATATGTGTCGAGATATTTTATTGTAACAAACGGTGTAGTAAACTATGCTGATTCACCATTGGATATAGCATTGAATAGGTTAAAAGGACATGACGTTCTACTTATACTCAGTATAATCGCTTTAATTATAGGAGTAACTTATATCATCATAGAGGAAATTAGAAAAGGAAAGTAAATTAGATTGTTTGAATTGAATTTTTATTGCGGAGTATTAACTATATGAGCATATACAGAATAAGGAGGCTACCCTTTCTCGGGATAACCTCCTTTGAATTAATTGATAGGGGCAGTTTTAACGGTTAAGATACCGTCAGTACGACCACTAACCTCTCTTGCGATGTATATTTCAGTGTATTTATTTGTTCTCACTGAACCATTCAATGAATAATATTCTTTCAAATAACCGAAAGATTTATCCATAATAGGCGTAAATTCAGCCCAACTCATATAATTAGGTCTTATAGTAGTGGTTGTTGTATCAGAGAAAGTAGTGGTTTTAGACCAGCCACCTCCTAAAGTTCCTGTAACAGCATTTTTGTGCTCATAGGAAAGACTAATATTTGCTTGCCATGTCTGACTTGTAGAAGAGGAAATTGCTCTTGTAGCATTATCTTGAGTTCGATTATATACATATGGGGAAACACGTTTTCTAAGAGAATCCATAGGTACAGCAGATTTGAATGTAGATTGTTCATATCGCCAATAGTATTCGTTAATTGCATTTGGTGTAATAGCGCCGTTATTTTGTGAATTTTTTTTGCTAGAATCTTTATCTAATTCTAATTGTGCGCTCTTATTTGCCTCTTCTTCCTGAGCTTTGTAAGCCTGTAATTCATCTTGGCTGAGTTCAACTAACCCATTGTCAGTTACACGGTAAGCCTGAACAATCTCACCTTCGACGGCTGGTTTTGCTGAAATGGAATCATCATTACTAGATGAGGCGTACACACCAGTAGGGAGTAACATTAATCCAACCAGAAGTAGACTTGAGAATCTAGCAGCTAATTTCTTCATTTTTTTCCTCCTTTTTTAAATATGAGTA
This window of the Paenibacillus polymyxa genome carries:
- a CDS encoding helix-turn-helix domain-containing protein, producing the protein MLETIGSRARFLRIRKGLTVETMIEDLKIPVFDENNNLSGYKKVTKGTIGNLENDRNKPNIDLIIALSDYFEVSTDWILKGREYEGVKMRSQTEEELQFFYDTTKEEFIQKLEETINKFKNNN